GCTCGACGTGATGCTTCCGAAAATAGATGGTTTTAAGGTTGCCGAAACCATAAGAAAATCCAACGAACAGATACCGATTATCTTTTTAACGGCCCGAAGCATGACCGAAGACAAAATTACCGGGCTTACCATTGGCGGCGACGATTATATTCCAAAACCATTTAGTATGGAAGAGCTGCTTTTAAAAATCAAGATATTTTTAAAACGCAGCCAGTCGCTACCCGTTGATAGTGAATCGTCGTCCGTTTTAAAAATCGGGAAGTTCGATTTTCATTTCGACGACCTCTCACTAACCTTAAATGGGGAAGCCCGAAACCTTACACTAAAAGAGGCTGAGCTGATCCGCTACTTTGCGCAGCACGCCAATAAAGTGCTTAGCCGTAACGAAATTCTGGAGAATGTTTGGGGCTCCGACGATTATTTTCTGGGGCGCAGCCTCGATGTTTTCATTTCGCGCCTGAGGAAATATTTTAAAGCCGATGCCTCGGTAAAAATCATCAACCTGCACGGAATTGGGTTCCGCTTCTCGGTAAAAAAAGGATAAACTGTAATATTGCAACCGGGCTGTACAAGGCACCAGGCCAACATTTAAAAGCTTTCAGCATAAATTTATAGAAAGGAAATGCTCACCGTTGAAAAAAATGCTTTTCTTTGCGCAGATAAAACACTGATTC
This is a stretch of genomic DNA from uncultured Draconibacterium sp.. It encodes these proteins:
- a CDS encoding response regulator transcription factor, coding for MSNSFKILLVEDDEALRFIVKDNLTEHGYEVEVAADGEIALELFGQNNFDLTVLDVMLPKIDGFKVAETIRKSNEQIPIIFLTARSMTEDKITGLTIGGDDYIPKPFSMEELLLKIKIFLKRSQSLPVDSESSSVLKIGKFDFHFDDLSLTLNGEARNLTLKEAELIRYFAQHANKVLSRNEILENVWGSDDYFLGRSLDVFISRLRKYFKADASVKIINLHGIGFRFSVKKG